CAACGTCGAGGATGAGGGCCGAGGAGGACGGTGGCGCGGACGAATGGAGGATGACTTCTTTGGTTTTCAAAGTGCGCCATTGAATTTTGGATGTGATCCTCTGAATTTTGGATGTGGGATAAATGCGAATTCTCTACTTCTACGAAATTTTTGAATGgatttagttaataattaaatagtttaaggtttattttagaattttaaaattaaaattttgaattttgaataatttgatttttagatgtgtatttaaattataatatattaataattaaacatattaaatctgaaatagaaatttaaattttaaattttaaattttagttttatttagtttatattttaaatatgtatttaattttaaaaatatactaaatctattcataatttttagatgtgttttttttaaattataataaaagacTGAATATTATACCATTTAAAAGAATACCtagttaaattaaatttattaatattggCTAatgaaaagttaatttttttatacttccTCATACGTCTCATATAGCTAGTACTTGATGCAGATTATGGTTGGATGGTTATTGAGCTGTGTCGTTGAGAATACGTGAAATTCTTGGTCGAGCATGATTGATTTCTTTGTCGCATTTTGAATTTGACTGGAAAGATGCTCATACCCATCCtgcataaattaaagtaaagaCTTCAAATTCATACATAAACTGACATTGATATACATAAATTCTGGGCTATTGTTGGGTGCGGGGGCCTCATTATGATTACAATCGAAGTAACGAAAGGGTACTCTAGTTTTTACATTGTACTTCTTACAGAAAGGTACCCAAAGCTTTGCAAACTTTGAAGCCTCCACAAAAGCATACAAGTTAAGAGGGGAGCAACCATCTTCCGAGACATGGCAATCAttaataaaactataaaaaaaaatgagaaaataaagatgaagaatttttattatatattattttgttgtatatagaaaaataatgctatttatttatactaattactaaattaatttaaattttaaaataagataaaataaccAGAATCACAATAATTCCGTTAAAAAAATAAGCATAactaatttagaaaaaaataaacatactaaattttttttctaaaaaaaaaataagataacaaGTTAAAATAAcactaaaaatttaatatttttttgttaaatatgtAACGGACCATTTTGTCTATCAAATTAAACTTTCAGCTTCAGAACGTGaaaacaaaaaagcaaaaaagcataACACTAATATTAATGTTATATGTAAATCAATCAACTATTTTGTATTTTCCCTTCATCAGTGCTAAATTAAACGGTGCCAACTCTTCTAACACAtgtaaaaaaatgataaatttaaattaaaactataaTGTTTCCAAAGATACGAAggatgaaaaaataaaaagtgatatACAGCAgaactataattaataaaaaattgatgtGGGAACAACTCCTGCTACCATTTGCTTGAAAACTCCCCTTGTGTGATTGTGGCTATCATCATCCTAACCAGATCCGACGATGATGTTGTTAATAGGAATGAAGATGAGCTTGACGAAGAAGCCAACGAATCCCATAACCGTAATTCCGATTGCAGTATGAACAGCAACCTTGAAATATTCTTTGCGATCGGGTTTATGACAGCGCTTGACGAGCCTTACGCTGTCCTTGGAAAATTCTCTGAGAGGTTCGAACACTGAATCAATGGCGTCCATTGTCAGTCTTGTGCTTTTGAATCTGAgattgaatttttattgaa
The Arachis stenosperma cultivar V10309 chromosome 7, arast.V10309.gnm1.PFL2, whole genome shotgun sequence genome window above contains:
- the LOC130939191 gene encoding protein transport protein Sec61 subunit gamma-like yields the protein MDAIDSVFEPLREFSKDSVRLVKRCHKPDRKEYFKVAVHTAIGITVMGFVGFFVKLIFIPINNIIVGSG